The Syngnathus acus chromosome 3, fSynAcu1.2, whole genome shotgun sequence genome includes a window with the following:
- the LOC119121102 gene encoding immunoglobulin-like domain-containing receptor 2 isoform X3: MKRKKIERNVHLDQLNFTYSVWNRIFIPKWLILITFLAGFFPQQCSGIHVLVRDEKKYAMLFQSVVLPCQFNSVSTQTPIVQWVYKSYCRDRTRDSFRVSDSLSGGLVGAGLMRGGGHENGKKESYLDCSDSGRTVRTVASVSGSSFTLSEYYKNRDVSIINKADLRIAEVQWGDSGVYTCKVVIADDVVGQNEASVELLVLGFSGVPEDLLPGFELKIMPEWVFVAAVALGSVLFLLLLGVCWCQCCPHSCCCYVSCCCCPDTCCCPKHLYEAGKGIKTAASALQSPAYAPCFVSGVPAMVPIAPPSLVEKLSSVPPSDSSLLTAGAPYRLPAPQDQDSLRVLQYVENQLAHFNPARSTSHQLCDMSELSSLHEGETAFRQTFRNVQKKALPPIPDHDPQPEPRRCRDNRSPEPQRCRDNPPSSPQRYREDSNRSPEPQRFRDDPPLSPQRYREEPESKHRQCAEDSSLPRRYSDDPPSASQSRRHIRDARQQNHSEETRYNRWNPRSERLERKTYQTAGRTVSLDELEEFAATYKQRGRRQAEKREDECDEPEHREFSRYPSYRHGRPQHNYDNRNEIGDCSDHEDRPRGKKKNAHDISPLPSPKKRQGTWGNERPASPPPLASPPSTSSQEKDYDRAFLNSLLERKARLRGVNHGKSGSRGEDDSDTPSKGSSKKSSGESGRHCSRSPSNRPPEADSLAPYSDTERNRNDRPSPRPPCTRSPQPHAPSPLSRRGETRDKARKVHGTLLSRDSLIV; encoded by the exons ATGAAACGAAAGAAAATAGAGCGCAATGTCCACTTGGATCAATTGAATTTCACTTATAGCGTCTGGAACAGGATTTTCATCCCGAAATGGTTGATCTTGATCACTTTTTTGGCAG GTTTCTTCCCGCAGCAGTGCAGCGGAATCCACGTGTTAGTCAGAGATGAGAAGAAGTACGCCATGTTGTTCCAGTCGGTGGTCTTGCCGTGCCAGTTCAACAGCGTGTCCACCCAAACGCCGATAGTGCAGTGGGTCTACAAGTCATACTGCCGGGACCGTACGCGGGATTCGTTTAGAGTTTCCGACAGCCTGAGCGGAGGGCTGGTCGGGGCCGGACTGATGAGAGGAGGAGGTCACGAAAACGGGAAGAAAGAAAGCTACCTGGACTGCTCGGACAGCGGCCGCACAGTGCGAACTGTGGCCTCCGTGTCTGGTTCCTCCTTCACGCTGTCAGAATACTACAAGAACCGAGATGTTTCCATCATCAACA AGGCAGACCTGCGCATTGCAGAGGTCCAGTGGGGTGACAGTGGCGTGTACACGTGCAAAGTGGTGATAGCTGATGATGTGGTGGGACAGAATGAAGCCTCTGTGGAGCTGCTGGTTCTGG GTTTCTCAGGCGTGCCTGAAGATCTGCTTCCTGGCTTTGAGTTGAAGATTATGCCAG AATGGGTGTTTGTGGCAGCCGTGGCCCTGGGCAGCGTGTTATTCCTTCTGTTGCTTGGCGTGTGCTGGTGTCAGTGTTGTCCTCACTCTTGCTGCTGCTAcgtgagctgctgctgctgcccggACACATGCTGCTGCCCCAAGCATT TGTACGAGGCCGGCAAGGGGATAAAGACGGCCGCCTCCGCCCTGCAGTCACCTGCATATGCGCCATGCTTTGTTTCCGGTGTCCCAGCAATGGTGCCCATTGCGCCGCCTTCGCTGGTGGAAAAGCTGTCATCTGTCCCTCCTTCAGATAGTAGTCTACTCACAGCAG GAGCCCCCTACCGCTTGCCCGCACCTCAGGACCAGGACTCTCTCAGGGTTCTACAGTATGTAGAGAACCAACTGGCTCACTTCAACCCTGCCAGGTCCACCAGTCACCAGC TTTGCGACATGTCTGAGCTGAGTTCCTTACATGAGGGAGAAACTGCTTTTCGCCAAACATTCCGGAATGTACAGAAGAAAGCTCTTCCCCCCATCCCGGATCATGATCCTCAACCTGAACCCAGACGATGCCGGGACAACCGGAGCCCAGAACCACAGCGGTGCCGTGACAACCCCCCTTCTTCACCCCAGCGTTATCGTGAGGATTCAAACCGCAGCCCAGAGCCACAGCGGTTCCGTGACGACCCCCCTTTGTCACCCCAGCGTTATCGCGAGGAACCTGAATCCAAGCACCGTCAATGTGCAGAGGACTCATCCCTGCCACGCCGCTACAGCGATGACCCTCCTTCCGCTTCTCAGTCTCGCAGGCACATCCGTGATGCTCGGCAACAGAACCACAGTGAAGAGACCCGTTACAACAG ATGGAACCCTCGATCGGAGCGTCTGGAAAGAAAGACCTACCAAACTGCGGGACGGACCGTTTCGCTGGATGAGCTGGAAGAGTTTGCTGCCACTTACAAGCAAAGAGGACGCAGACAAGCAGAAAAAAGGGAGGACGAATGCGATGAGCCAGAGCATCGGGAATTCAGTCGATATCCTTCGTACCGGCACGGTCGACCGCAGCACAACTACGACAATCGCAATGAGATCGGAGACTGCAGTGACCACGAAGATCGACCTagaggaaagaagaaaaacgcACATGACATAAGTCCACTTCCATCCCCTAAAAAGAGGCAGGGCACCTGGGGCAATGAGCGTCCTGCTTCACCGCCTCCCCTTGCGAGTCCACCATCAACTTCTTCTCAAGAGAAAGACTATGACAGAGCTTTCCTGAATAGCCTGTTGGAGCGTAAAGCTAGGTTACGAGGAGTCAACCACGGGAAGAGCGGCTCCCGGGGAGAGGACGATTCAGACACACCCTCAAAAGGAAGCTCAAAAAAGAGCAGCGGGGAGTCCGGCCGGCACTGCAGCAGGTCACCTAGCAACAGGCCGCCTGAAGCGGATTCACTGGCGCCTTACTCGGATACAGAGCGAAACAGGAATGACAGACCCTCTCCACGGCCACCATGCACTCGCTCACCACAACCTCATGCTCCTTCCCCGCTCAGTCGGCGAGGGGAAACCAGAGACAAGGCTCGCAAAGTG CACGGGACTCTTCTCAGCCGGGATTCCCTCATTGTGTGA
- the LOC119121102 gene encoding immunoglobulin-like domain-containing receptor 2 isoform X1 codes for MKRKKIERNVHLDQLNFTYSVWNRIFIPKWLILITFLAGFFPQQCSGIHVLVRDEKKYAMLFQSVVLPCQFNSVSTQTPIVQWVYKSYCRDRTRDSFRVSDSLSGGLVGAGLMRGGGHENGKKESYLDCSDSGRTVRTVASVSGSSFTLSEYYKNRDVSIINKADLRIAEVQWGDSGVYTCKVVIADDVVGQNEASVELLVLGFSGVPEDLLPGFELKIMPEWVFVAAVALGSVLFLLLLGVCWCQCCPHSCCCYVSCCCCPDTCCCPKHLYEAGKGIKTAASALQSPAYAPCFVSGVPAMVPIAPPSLVEKLSSVPPSDSSLLTAVPMHAVGAPYRLPAPQDQDSLRVLQYVENQLAHFNPARSTSHQLCDMSELSSLHEGETAFRQTFRNVQKKALPPIPDHDPQPEPRRCRDNRSPEPQRCRDNPPSSPQRYREDSNRSPEPQRFRDDPPLSPQRYREEPESKHRQCAEDSSLPRRYSDDPPSASQSRRHIRDARQQNHSEETRYNRWNPRSERLERKTYQTAGRTVSLDELEEFAATYKQRGRRQAEKREDECDEPEHREFSRYPSYRHGRPQHNYDNRNEIGDCSDHEDRPRGKKKNAHDISPLPSPKKRQGTWGNERPASPPPLASPPSTSSQEKDYDRAFLNSLLERKARLRGVNHGKSGSRGEDDSDTPSKGSSKKSSGESGRHCSRSPSNRPPEADSLAPYSDTERNRNDRPSPRPPCTRSPQPHAPSPLSRRGETRDKARKVHGTLLSRDSLIV; via the exons ATGAAACGAAAGAAAATAGAGCGCAATGTCCACTTGGATCAATTGAATTTCACTTATAGCGTCTGGAACAGGATTTTCATCCCGAAATGGTTGATCTTGATCACTTTTTTGGCAG GTTTCTTCCCGCAGCAGTGCAGCGGAATCCACGTGTTAGTCAGAGATGAGAAGAAGTACGCCATGTTGTTCCAGTCGGTGGTCTTGCCGTGCCAGTTCAACAGCGTGTCCACCCAAACGCCGATAGTGCAGTGGGTCTACAAGTCATACTGCCGGGACCGTACGCGGGATTCGTTTAGAGTTTCCGACAGCCTGAGCGGAGGGCTGGTCGGGGCCGGACTGATGAGAGGAGGAGGTCACGAAAACGGGAAGAAAGAAAGCTACCTGGACTGCTCGGACAGCGGCCGCACAGTGCGAACTGTGGCCTCCGTGTCTGGTTCCTCCTTCACGCTGTCAGAATACTACAAGAACCGAGATGTTTCCATCATCAACA AGGCAGACCTGCGCATTGCAGAGGTCCAGTGGGGTGACAGTGGCGTGTACACGTGCAAAGTGGTGATAGCTGATGATGTGGTGGGACAGAATGAAGCCTCTGTGGAGCTGCTGGTTCTGG GTTTCTCAGGCGTGCCTGAAGATCTGCTTCCTGGCTTTGAGTTGAAGATTATGCCAG AATGGGTGTTTGTGGCAGCCGTGGCCCTGGGCAGCGTGTTATTCCTTCTGTTGCTTGGCGTGTGCTGGTGTCAGTGTTGTCCTCACTCTTGCTGCTGCTAcgtgagctgctgctgctgcccggACACATGCTGCTGCCCCAAGCATT TGTACGAGGCCGGCAAGGGGATAAAGACGGCCGCCTCCGCCCTGCAGTCACCTGCATATGCGCCATGCTTTGTTTCCGGTGTCCCAGCAATGGTGCCCATTGCGCCGCCTTCGCTGGTGGAAAAGCTGTCATCTGTCCCTCCTTCAGATAGTAGTCTACTCACAGCAG TTCCGATGCATGCTGTAGGAGCCCCCTACCGCTTGCCCGCACCTCAGGACCAGGACTCTCTCAGGGTTCTACAGTATGTAGAGAACCAACTGGCTCACTTCAACCCTGCCAGGTCCACCAGTCACCAGC TTTGCGACATGTCTGAGCTGAGTTCCTTACATGAGGGAGAAACTGCTTTTCGCCAAACATTCCGGAATGTACAGAAGAAAGCTCTTCCCCCCATCCCGGATCATGATCCTCAACCTGAACCCAGACGATGCCGGGACAACCGGAGCCCAGAACCACAGCGGTGCCGTGACAACCCCCCTTCTTCACCCCAGCGTTATCGTGAGGATTCAAACCGCAGCCCAGAGCCACAGCGGTTCCGTGACGACCCCCCTTTGTCACCCCAGCGTTATCGCGAGGAACCTGAATCCAAGCACCGTCAATGTGCAGAGGACTCATCCCTGCCACGCCGCTACAGCGATGACCCTCCTTCCGCTTCTCAGTCTCGCAGGCACATCCGTGATGCTCGGCAACAGAACCACAGTGAAGAGACCCGTTACAACAG ATGGAACCCTCGATCGGAGCGTCTGGAAAGAAAGACCTACCAAACTGCGGGACGGACCGTTTCGCTGGATGAGCTGGAAGAGTTTGCTGCCACTTACAAGCAAAGAGGACGCAGACAAGCAGAAAAAAGGGAGGACGAATGCGATGAGCCAGAGCATCGGGAATTCAGTCGATATCCTTCGTACCGGCACGGTCGACCGCAGCACAACTACGACAATCGCAATGAGATCGGAGACTGCAGTGACCACGAAGATCGACCTagaggaaagaagaaaaacgcACATGACATAAGTCCACTTCCATCCCCTAAAAAGAGGCAGGGCACCTGGGGCAATGAGCGTCCTGCTTCACCGCCTCCCCTTGCGAGTCCACCATCAACTTCTTCTCAAGAGAAAGACTATGACAGAGCTTTCCTGAATAGCCTGTTGGAGCGTAAAGCTAGGTTACGAGGAGTCAACCACGGGAAGAGCGGCTCCCGGGGAGAGGACGATTCAGACACACCCTCAAAAGGAAGCTCAAAAAAGAGCAGCGGGGAGTCCGGCCGGCACTGCAGCAGGTCACCTAGCAACAGGCCGCCTGAAGCGGATTCACTGGCGCCTTACTCGGATACAGAGCGAAACAGGAATGACAGACCCTCTCCACGGCCACCATGCACTCGCTCACCACAACCTCATGCTCCTTCCCCGCTCAGTCGGCGAGGGGAAACCAGAGACAAGGCTCGCAAAGTG CACGGGACTCTTCTCAGCCGGGATTCCCTCATTGTGTGA
- the LOC119121102 gene encoding immunoglobulin-like domain-containing receptor 2 isoform X5 yields MKRKKIERNVHLDQLNFTYSVWNRIFIPKWLILITFLAGFFPQQCSGIHVLVRDEKKYAMLFQSVVLPCQFNSVSTQTPIVQWVYKSYCRDRTRDSFRVSDSLSGGLVGAGLMRGGGHENGKKESYLDCSDSGRTVRTVASVSGSSFTLSEYYKNRDVSIINKADLRIAEVQWGDSGVYTCKVVIADDVVGQNEASVELLVLGFSGVPEDLLPGFELKIMPEWVFVAAVALGSVLFLLLLGVCWCQCCPHSCCCYVSCCCCPDTCCCPKHLYEAGKGIKTAASALQSPAYAPCFVSGVPAMVPIAPPSLVEKLSSVPPSDSSLLTAVCDMSELSSLHEGETAFRQTFRNVQKKALPPIPDHDPQPEPRRCRDNRSPEPQRCRDNPPSSPQRYREDSNRSPEPQRFRDDPPLSPQRYREEPESKHRQCAEDSSLPRRYSDDPPSASQSRRHIRDARQQNHSEETRYNRWNPRSERLERKTYQTAGRTVSLDELEEFAATYKQRGRRQAEKREDECDEPEHREFSRYPSYRHGRPQHNYDNRNEIGDCSDHEDRPRGKKKNAHDISPLPSPKKRQGTWGNERPASPPPLASPPSTSSQEKDYDRAFLNSLLERKARLRGVNHGKSGSRGEDDSDTPSKGSSKKSSGESGRHCSRSPSNRPPEADSLAPYSDTERNRNDRPSPRPPCTRSPQPHAPSPLSRRGETRDKARKVHGTLLSRDSLIV; encoded by the exons ATGAAACGAAAGAAAATAGAGCGCAATGTCCACTTGGATCAATTGAATTTCACTTATAGCGTCTGGAACAGGATTTTCATCCCGAAATGGTTGATCTTGATCACTTTTTTGGCAG GTTTCTTCCCGCAGCAGTGCAGCGGAATCCACGTGTTAGTCAGAGATGAGAAGAAGTACGCCATGTTGTTCCAGTCGGTGGTCTTGCCGTGCCAGTTCAACAGCGTGTCCACCCAAACGCCGATAGTGCAGTGGGTCTACAAGTCATACTGCCGGGACCGTACGCGGGATTCGTTTAGAGTTTCCGACAGCCTGAGCGGAGGGCTGGTCGGGGCCGGACTGATGAGAGGAGGAGGTCACGAAAACGGGAAGAAAGAAAGCTACCTGGACTGCTCGGACAGCGGCCGCACAGTGCGAACTGTGGCCTCCGTGTCTGGTTCCTCCTTCACGCTGTCAGAATACTACAAGAACCGAGATGTTTCCATCATCAACA AGGCAGACCTGCGCATTGCAGAGGTCCAGTGGGGTGACAGTGGCGTGTACACGTGCAAAGTGGTGATAGCTGATGATGTGGTGGGACAGAATGAAGCCTCTGTGGAGCTGCTGGTTCTGG GTTTCTCAGGCGTGCCTGAAGATCTGCTTCCTGGCTTTGAGTTGAAGATTATGCCAG AATGGGTGTTTGTGGCAGCCGTGGCCCTGGGCAGCGTGTTATTCCTTCTGTTGCTTGGCGTGTGCTGGTGTCAGTGTTGTCCTCACTCTTGCTGCTGCTAcgtgagctgctgctgctgcccggACACATGCTGCTGCCCCAAGCATT TGTACGAGGCCGGCAAGGGGATAAAGACGGCCGCCTCCGCCCTGCAGTCACCTGCATATGCGCCATGCTTTGTTTCCGGTGTCCCAGCAATGGTGCCCATTGCGCCGCCTTCGCTGGTGGAAAAGCTGTCATCTGTCCCTCCTTCAGATAGTAGTCTACTCACAGCAG TTTGCGACATGTCTGAGCTGAGTTCCTTACATGAGGGAGAAACTGCTTTTCGCCAAACATTCCGGAATGTACAGAAGAAAGCTCTTCCCCCCATCCCGGATCATGATCCTCAACCTGAACCCAGACGATGCCGGGACAACCGGAGCCCAGAACCACAGCGGTGCCGTGACAACCCCCCTTCTTCACCCCAGCGTTATCGTGAGGATTCAAACCGCAGCCCAGAGCCACAGCGGTTCCGTGACGACCCCCCTTTGTCACCCCAGCGTTATCGCGAGGAACCTGAATCCAAGCACCGTCAATGTGCAGAGGACTCATCCCTGCCACGCCGCTACAGCGATGACCCTCCTTCCGCTTCTCAGTCTCGCAGGCACATCCGTGATGCTCGGCAACAGAACCACAGTGAAGAGACCCGTTACAACAG ATGGAACCCTCGATCGGAGCGTCTGGAAAGAAAGACCTACCAAACTGCGGGACGGACCGTTTCGCTGGATGAGCTGGAAGAGTTTGCTGCCACTTACAAGCAAAGAGGACGCAGACAAGCAGAAAAAAGGGAGGACGAATGCGATGAGCCAGAGCATCGGGAATTCAGTCGATATCCTTCGTACCGGCACGGTCGACCGCAGCACAACTACGACAATCGCAATGAGATCGGAGACTGCAGTGACCACGAAGATCGACCTagaggaaagaagaaaaacgcACATGACATAAGTCCACTTCCATCCCCTAAAAAGAGGCAGGGCACCTGGGGCAATGAGCGTCCTGCTTCACCGCCTCCCCTTGCGAGTCCACCATCAACTTCTTCTCAAGAGAAAGACTATGACAGAGCTTTCCTGAATAGCCTGTTGGAGCGTAAAGCTAGGTTACGAGGAGTCAACCACGGGAAGAGCGGCTCCCGGGGAGAGGACGATTCAGACACACCCTCAAAAGGAAGCTCAAAAAAGAGCAGCGGGGAGTCCGGCCGGCACTGCAGCAGGTCACCTAGCAACAGGCCGCCTGAAGCGGATTCACTGGCGCCTTACTCGGATACAGAGCGAAACAGGAATGACAGACCCTCTCCACGGCCACCATGCACTCGCTCACCACAACCTCATGCTCCTTCCCCGCTCAGTCGGCGAGGGGAAACCAGAGACAAGGCTCGCAAAGTG CACGGGACTCTTCTCAGCCGGGATTCCCTCATTGTGTGA
- the LOC119121102 gene encoding immunoglobulin-like domain-containing receptor 2 isoform X6, whose protein sequence is MKRKKIERNVHLDQLNFTYSVWNRIFIPKWLILITFLAGFFPQQCSGIHVLVRDEKKYAMLFQSVVLPCQFNSVSTQTPIVQWVYKSYCRDRTRDSFRVSDSLSGGLVGAGLMRGGGHENGKKESYLDCSDSGRTVRTVASVSGSSFTLSEYYKNRDVSIINKADLRIAEVQWGDSGVYTCKVVIADDVVGQNEASVELLVLGFSGVPEDLLPGFELKIMPVYEAGKGIKTAASALQSPAYAPCFVSGVPAMVPIAPPSLVEKLSSVPPSDSSLLTAVPMHAVGAPYRLPAPQDQDSLRVLQYVENQLAHFNPARSTSHQLCDMSELSSLHEGETAFRQTFRNVQKKALPPIPDHDPQPEPRRCRDNRSPEPQRCRDNPPSSPQRYREDSNRSPEPQRFRDDPPLSPQRYREEPESKHRQCAEDSSLPRRYSDDPPSASQSRRHIRDARQQNHSEETRYNRWNPRSERLERKTYQTAGRTVSLDELEEFAATYKQRGRRQAEKREDECDEPEHREFSRYPSYRHGRPQHNYDNRNEIGDCSDHEDRPRGKKKNAHDISPLPSPKKRQGTWGNERPASPPPLASPPSTSSQEKDYDRAFLNSLLERKARLRGVNHGKSGSRGEDDSDTPSKGSSKKSSGESGRHCSRSPSNRPPEADSLAPYSDTERNRNDRPSPRPPCTRSPQPHAPSPLSRRGETRDKARKVHGTLLSRDSLIV, encoded by the exons ATGAAACGAAAGAAAATAGAGCGCAATGTCCACTTGGATCAATTGAATTTCACTTATAGCGTCTGGAACAGGATTTTCATCCCGAAATGGTTGATCTTGATCACTTTTTTGGCAG GTTTCTTCCCGCAGCAGTGCAGCGGAATCCACGTGTTAGTCAGAGATGAGAAGAAGTACGCCATGTTGTTCCAGTCGGTGGTCTTGCCGTGCCAGTTCAACAGCGTGTCCACCCAAACGCCGATAGTGCAGTGGGTCTACAAGTCATACTGCCGGGACCGTACGCGGGATTCGTTTAGAGTTTCCGACAGCCTGAGCGGAGGGCTGGTCGGGGCCGGACTGATGAGAGGAGGAGGTCACGAAAACGGGAAGAAAGAAAGCTACCTGGACTGCTCGGACAGCGGCCGCACAGTGCGAACTGTGGCCTCCGTGTCTGGTTCCTCCTTCACGCTGTCAGAATACTACAAGAACCGAGATGTTTCCATCATCAACA AGGCAGACCTGCGCATTGCAGAGGTCCAGTGGGGTGACAGTGGCGTGTACACGTGCAAAGTGGTGATAGCTGATGATGTGGTGGGACAGAATGAAGCCTCTGTGGAGCTGCTGGTTCTGG GTTTCTCAGGCGTGCCTGAAGATCTGCTTCCTGGCTTTGAGTTGAAGATTATGCCAG TGTACGAGGCCGGCAAGGGGATAAAGACGGCCGCCTCCGCCCTGCAGTCACCTGCATATGCGCCATGCTTTGTTTCCGGTGTCCCAGCAATGGTGCCCATTGCGCCGCCTTCGCTGGTGGAAAAGCTGTCATCTGTCCCTCCTTCAGATAGTAGTCTACTCACAGCAG TTCCGATGCATGCTGTAGGAGCCCCCTACCGCTTGCCCGCACCTCAGGACCAGGACTCTCTCAGGGTTCTACAGTATGTAGAGAACCAACTGGCTCACTTCAACCCTGCCAGGTCCACCAGTCACCAGC TTTGCGACATGTCTGAGCTGAGTTCCTTACATGAGGGAGAAACTGCTTTTCGCCAAACATTCCGGAATGTACAGAAGAAAGCTCTTCCCCCCATCCCGGATCATGATCCTCAACCTGAACCCAGACGATGCCGGGACAACCGGAGCCCAGAACCACAGCGGTGCCGTGACAACCCCCCTTCTTCACCCCAGCGTTATCGTGAGGATTCAAACCGCAGCCCAGAGCCACAGCGGTTCCGTGACGACCCCCCTTTGTCACCCCAGCGTTATCGCGAGGAACCTGAATCCAAGCACCGTCAATGTGCAGAGGACTCATCCCTGCCACGCCGCTACAGCGATGACCCTCCTTCCGCTTCTCAGTCTCGCAGGCACATCCGTGATGCTCGGCAACAGAACCACAGTGAAGAGACCCGTTACAACAG ATGGAACCCTCGATCGGAGCGTCTGGAAAGAAAGACCTACCAAACTGCGGGACGGACCGTTTCGCTGGATGAGCTGGAAGAGTTTGCTGCCACTTACAAGCAAAGAGGACGCAGACAAGCAGAAAAAAGGGAGGACGAATGCGATGAGCCAGAGCATCGGGAATTCAGTCGATATCCTTCGTACCGGCACGGTCGACCGCAGCACAACTACGACAATCGCAATGAGATCGGAGACTGCAGTGACCACGAAGATCGACCTagaggaaagaagaaaaacgcACATGACATAAGTCCACTTCCATCCCCTAAAAAGAGGCAGGGCACCTGGGGCAATGAGCGTCCTGCTTCACCGCCTCCCCTTGCGAGTCCACCATCAACTTCTTCTCAAGAGAAAGACTATGACAGAGCTTTCCTGAATAGCCTGTTGGAGCGTAAAGCTAGGTTACGAGGAGTCAACCACGGGAAGAGCGGCTCCCGGGGAGAGGACGATTCAGACACACCCTCAAAAGGAAGCTCAAAAAAGAGCAGCGGGGAGTCCGGCCGGCACTGCAGCAGGTCACCTAGCAACAGGCCGCCTGAAGCGGATTCACTGGCGCCTTACTCGGATACAGAGCGAAACAGGAATGACAGACCCTCTCCACGGCCACCATGCACTCGCTCACCACAACCTCATGCTCCTTCCCCGCTCAGTCGGCGAGGGGAAACCAGAGACAAGGCTCGCAAAGTG CACGGGACTCTTCTCAGCCGGGATTCCCTCATTGTGTGA